The DNA sequence CGGCGTCGAACACGGTACCGAAGCGCAGGGCATCGGCGAATGGCCCGGCAAGGTGGAGGCACTCCCCGCGGAAGTTGTTCCGCACATGGGCTGGAACACCGTCAAGGTCCCCGAAGGCTCGAAACTCTTTGCCGGCGTCGAAAACGAGCGGTTCTACTTCGTGCACTCCTACGGCGTGCAGGAATGGAACTTCGACGTCATCCAGCCCCGGATGGCGCCGCCCCTGGTTACTTGGTCCGAGCATGGCGGACCGTTCATCGCTGCCGTAGAAAACGGCCCGCTCTGCGCCACCCAGTTCCACCCCGAAAAGTCCGGCGATGCCGGTGCGCGGCTCCTGCGCAACTGGGTGGAAGGCCTGCGCAAGCCGGCCGCCGCTGACTCCGGCGCCCCGGCCGCCGACGCCGGCAGTGACGCCTAGATGTGGCCCGTACTCCTGACGGGCCTCGCCGGCCTGCTGATTGGCGGCGGCATCTCGTTCCGGCAGCAGCGCAAGCCCCTCTGGACCCAGGTGGCCTTTTACGTCCTGGCCGCCATG is a window from the Arthrobacter sp. NicSoilC5 genome containing:
- the hisH gene encoding imidazole glycerol phosphate synthase subunit HisH; this encodes MSGQVLKDGAIIDPSASRSLPSPEGKPTVTVLDYGSGNVRSAVRALERAGAEVVLSAKPEDVLNADGLVVPGVGAFETVMRELKAVDGIRLIGRRVAGGRPVLGICVGLQVLFEAGVEHGTEAQGIGEWPGKVEALPAEVVPHMGWNTVKVPEGSKLFAGVENERFYFVHSYGVQEWNFDVIQPRMAPPLVTWSEHGGPFIAAVENGPLCATQFHPEKSGDAGARLLRNWVEGLRKPAAADSGAPAADAGSDA